The following coding sequences lie in one Mercenaria mercenaria strain notata unplaced genomic scaffold, MADL_Memer_1 contig_4415, whole genome shotgun sequence genomic window:
- the LOC128553871 gene encoding calponin homology domain-containing protein DDB_G0272472-like, translating into MKCSNSTCGAEGPGKFCQECGSKMVEEIKTDLVVICNGKLDDGSPCQSELVFGQKFCMSCGTRVDQTLFTILQEKCCKCNTPLLPGKLFCAECGQRQSKQSQASVVEKELDVIERSRREPTAGESSSMETDVIIDKKSEEVEGTDSATINKVTCGTGSACEAMTSSEQNQGEPFNLDQKSIQTNASDKRPLVQTEGGDKPVNQDNTSTISEEKMKESIETQTTESETIYISSDSDIEMIDVSIDEEAKVDDDKSVKNQGGNLIIIPSNPNKELSAKFEQVKLESTQKGNINIIDDSAKKAVESEGSGTSESEGDSQSQNEEDLLSSLSTSDTQEMGSGQTKRIKKQKKNKKKMRKERETKHEQTETETENTASTASKEKNNIEKIVDEEKVTSEKGHIVSKTDTKSSGSGSLESQFVFGGGSRWGINEKSDAVENPAAVGDSLFKLDKRDRTASPSGRKEQSQSDSKDQNRPETENEKNIKDSGKNNADVKDEKELAEDDDVEMEEDKNSNDEESNLNKREGVLTRRQKKNLKKKEEKEKEANEKSKKDNDNAERSKKTKQSGSTPGTNGSGGRSEKYTHVFFHVLINEDFKFNSEKHRLILAMEDQHEKWENMSRVCKIKK; encoded by the exons ATGAAGTGCTCCAATAGCACTTGCGGTGCTGAAGGTCCAGGCAAATTTTGCCAGGAATGTGGGTCAAAGATGGTGGAGGAAATAAAAACTGATCTGGTAGTCATCTGTAATGGGAAACTAGATGATGGGTCACCTTGTCAGTCAGAGTTGGTGTTTGGGCAGAAATTTTGCATGAGCTGTGGAACCAGAGTTGACCAAACACTATTTACCATTTTACAAGAAAAATGCTGTAAATGTAACACACCCCTTCTTCCAGGGAAACTGTTTTGTGCAGAGTGTGGTCAGAGACAGAGTAAACAAA GTCAGGCCTCGGTTGTAGAGAAAGAGTTAGATGTTATAGAAAGAAGTAGAAGGGAACCTACTGCTGGAGAATCAAGCAGCATGGAAACAGATGTAATCATAGACAAAAAGTCTGAGGAGGTCGAAGGGACTGACTCTGCGACAATTAATAAAGTTACTTGTGGAACTGGATCTGCTTGTGAAGCAATGACATCATCTGAACAGAATCAAGGGGAACCTTTTAATTTGGACCAGAAATCAATTCAGACTAATGCATCAGATAAAAGGCCACTTGTTCAAACTGAAGGAGGTGATAAGCCAGTTAATCAAGATAATACAAGTACCATATCTGAAGAGAAAATGAAGGAATCAATCGAAACACAGACTACAGAAAGTGAAACTATTTACATCAGTTCAGACAGTGATATAGAAATGATTGATGTCTCTATTGATGAAGAagctaaagtagatgatgataaAAGTGTGAAAAATCAGGGTGGCAACTTAATAATAATACCTTCGAATCCTAACAAGGAGCTCTCAGCAAAGTTTGAACAAGTTAAACTTGAAAGTACTCagaaaggaaatataaatataattgatGACTCTGCAAAGAAAGCTGTTGAGAGTGAAGGATCAGGCACGTCAGAATCTGAAGGTGACTCTCAGTCTCAAAATGAAGAAGATTTATTGAGTTCTTTGAGTACTAGTGACACACAAGAAATGGGCAGTGGTCAAACAAAACGTATCAAGAAACAGAAAAAGAACAAGAAGAAAATGAGGAAGGAGAGAGAAACAAAGCATGAGCAAACAGAGACAGAAACTGAAAACACTGCTAGTACCGCCAGTAAAGAgaaaaataacattgaaaaaattgttGATGAAGAAAAGGTTACATCAGAAAAAGGTCATATTGTAAGTAAAACAGATACTAAAAGTTCTGGGTCAGGATCTCTAGAAAGTCAGTTTGTGTTTGGAGGAGGCTCACGATGGGGCATCAATGAAAAGTCAGATGCTGTAGAAAATCCTGCTGCTGTTGGAGATAGTTTATTCAAATTAGATAAAAGAGATAGAACTGCCTCTCCCTCAGGAAGAAAAGAACAGAGCCAGTCTGACAGTAAAGATCAGAATAGGCCAGAAACTGAAAATGAGAAAAACATTAAAGACAGTGGGAAGAACAATGCAGATGTTAAAGATGAGAAAGAACTTGCAGAAGATGATGATGTTGAAATGGAAGAAGACAAGAACAGCAATGATGAAGAAAGTAATTTAAACAAAAGAGAAGGAGTGCTTACACGGAGACAAAAGAAAAACctgaaaaagaaagaagaaaaagaaaaggaagCAAATGAGAAGAGCAAGAAAGACAATGATAATGCA GAAAGAAGTAAGAAGACAAAACAATCAGGATCTACACCAGG aaccAATGGAAGTGGAGGTCGATCAGAAaaatatacacatgtatttttTCATGTACTCATAAATGAGGATTTTAAATTCAACTCTGAGAAGCATAGGCTTATCTTGGCTATGGAAGATCAGCATGAGAAATGGGAGAACATGTCAAGAGTTTGCAAAATCAAGAAGTAA